The following proteins are co-located in the Triticum aestivum cultivar Chinese Spring chromosome 1A, IWGSC CS RefSeq v2.1, whole genome shotgun sequence genome:
- the LOC123137476 gene encoding senescence-specific cysteine protease SAG39-like: MAITRASLLAILGCLCFCSSALGARELNGDLSMVARHEGWMTEYGRVYKDAAEKAQRFEIFQANVRFIESFNAGNSKFWLSINQFADLSNDEFRATKTNKGFIPNKVKVPTEFRYENMSFDALPAMVDWRTKGAVTPIKNQGQCGCCWAFSAVAATEGIVKLSTGNLVSLSEQELVDCDVHGEDQGCEGGLMDDAFKFIIKNGGLTKESSYPYAGADDKCKSGSNGVATIKGYEDVPTNDEGALMKAVASQPVSVAVDGGDMTFQFYSGGVMTGSCGTDLDHGIAAIGYGTTSDDTKYWLLKNSWGTTWGENGYLRMEKDIADKKGMCGLAMEPSYPTA, from the exons ATGGCCATCACCAGGGCTTCGCTCCTTGCCATCCTTGGCTGCCTCTGCTTCTGCAGTTCTGCCCTTGGAGCTCGCGAGCTGAACGGTGACTTGTCAATGGTAGCAAGGCATGAGGGTTGGATGACGGAGTACGGTCGCGTGTACAAGGACGCTGCTGAAAAGGCGCAGAGGTTTGAGATATTCCAGGCTAATGTCAGGTTCATCGAGTCATTCAACGCCGGAAACAGCAAGTTCTGGCTCAGCATCAACCAGTTTGCGGATCTCAGCAATGATGAGTTCAGGGCGACCAAGACTAACAAGGGGTTCATTCCCAACAAGGTGAAGGTTCCAACAGAATTCAGGTATGAGAATATGAGCTTTGATGCACTTCCGGCGATGGTGGACTGGAGGACAAAGGGTGCGGTCACTCCCATCAAGAATCAAGGCCAGTGTG GTTGTTGTTGGGCATTTTCTGCTGTTGCTGCAACAGAGGGCATTGTCAAGCTAAGTACTGGCAATCTGGTCTCGCTCTCAGAGCAAGAATTGGTGGATTGTGATGTCCATGGCGAGGACCAAGGCTGTGAGGGTGGGCTCATGGATGATGCATTCAAATTCATTATCAAGAATGGAGGCCTCACCAAAGAGTCCAGTTATCCATATGCCGGTGCAGACGACAAATGCAAGAGTGGATCCAACGGTGTTGCAACAATTAAGGGCTATGAGGATGTGCCTACCAATGATGAGGGTGCTCTCATGAAGGCTGTGGCAAGCCAACCCGTGTCAGTTGCAGTGGATGGAGGCGATATGACATTCCAATTCTACTCCGGCGGCGTGATGACCGGCTCTTGTGGCACTGATTTGGATCATGGGATTGCGGCCATCGGTTATGGAACTACTAGTGACGATACAAAGTATTGGTTATTGAAGAATTCTTGGGGCACAACATGGGGTGAGAATGGATATTTAAGAATGGAGAAAGACATCGCCGACAAGAAGGGCATGTGTGGCCTTGCCATGGAGCCTTCCTACCCCACGGCATAG